The Triticum aestivum cultivar Chinese Spring chromosome 7B, IWGSC CS RefSeq v2.1, whole genome shotgun sequence genome window below encodes:
- the LOC123158041 gene encoding CASP-like protein UU-1, with protein MKVASAKHVTTTVALRVGAAVASLAAAVLVVTNRQERWGVEVNFTMFDVWVAFVATNFFCTAYSLLTAIFVKKLIGKRWLHTVDQLVVNLQTAATAGAGAIGSVAMWGNKTSGWYAVCRLYRRYCDAGAVALALSLAAFLSLGSACALSRYPRTPARH; from the exons atgaaggtggcctccgcgAAGCACGTCACGACCACCGTGGCGCTGCGTGTCGGGGCCGCCGTTgcgtccctcgccgccgccgtcctcgtcgtcaCTAACCGGCAGGAGCGCTGGGGGGTGGAGGTCAACTTCACCATGTTCGACGTCTGGGT GGCATTCGTGGCGACCAACTTCTTCTGCACAGCCTACTCGCTGCTCACGGCGATCTTTGTCAAGAAGCTCATCGGCAAGCGCTGGCTGCACACCGTGGACCAG CTGGTGGTGAACCTAcagacggcggcaacggcgggcgcAGGGGCCATCGGGTCGGTGGCCATGTGGGGGAACAAGACAAGCGGGTGGTACGCAGTGTGCCGCCTCTACCGGAGGTACTGCGACGCCGGTGCCGTCGCGCTCGCGCTCTCCTTGGCCGCCTTCCTCTCTCTCGGCAGTGCCTGCGCACTCTCCCGTTACCCCAGGACGCCGGCCAGACACTGA
- the LOC123158040 gene encoding zinc finger protein CONSTANS-LIKE 14 translates to MKDNGGARQPWPCDYCGEAAAALHCRADAARLCVACDRHVHAANALSRKHVRAPLCAGCAARPAAARVAAGGGEPAFLCADCDGGCEGAARVPVEGFAGCPAASELAASWGVDLLPGAGGAAAFGCGLGGGGDQEDEDAFFFSSLDYSMLVDPEMRDLYVPCNPPEVAVSAGGGRPLKGEALCHQLAEMARRETETSQPQGYSDLSPRTPRRSSAGASGRLPDKQAPPPLPPAPEVPCPYTSLLMMPSAHCAELIGNDRLRDDDEEQLRWEFAPPSSVPPTQIWDFNLGRSRNHNEKSAHEIGFGSNNGGFMIKSYSDMLKEISCGTTKDLEDIYDSGYGAAAEDIMSTNICQVPSKNVSTASNKRMKVSSCTSTMDGPTTSGSHVPASGTLGSSSHDRGAAPTREISFGDQRIVPTGAEKPAARIDSETLALNRDSAMQRYKEKRKNRRYEKHIRYESRKLRADTRKRVKGRFVKSNEALSAGSNGG, encoded by the exons ATGAAGGACAACGGAGGGGCGAGGCAGCCCTGGCCGTGCGACTactgcggggaggcggcggcggcgctgcactGCCGGGCCGACGCGGCGCGGCTCTGCGTGGCGTGCGACCGCCACGTGCACGCCGCCAACGCGCTCTCGCGGAAGCACGTGCGCGCGCCGCTCTGCGCCGGGTGCGCGGCCCGCCCGGCGGCTGCGCGCGTGGCGGCCGGGGGAGGCGAGCCGGCGTTCCTCTGCGCGGATTGCGACGGAGGTTGCGAGGGCGCGGCGCGCGTGCCCGTGGAGGGGTTCGCGGGCTGCCCCGCGGCGTCCGAGCTCGCCGCGTCGTGGGGCGTCGACCTCCTCCCTGGCGCCGGTGGCGCCGCCGCGTTCGGttgcggcctcggcggcggcggcgaccaagaGGATGAGGACGCCTTCTTCTTCTCGTCCTTGGACTACTCCATGCTGGTTGACCCCGAGATGCGCGACCTCTACGTGCCCTGCAACCCGCCGGAGGTGGCCGTCTCGGCAGGCGGCGGCCGGCCCCTCAAGGGGGAAGCGCTGTGCCACCAGCTCGCGGAGATGGCGCGGCGAGAGACGGAGACGTCGCAGCCGCAGGGGTACTCGGATCTGAGCCCCAGGACTCCTCGTCGGTCCTCCGCCGGGGCTAGCGGGCGCTTGCCTGACAAGCAAGCTCCCCCACCGCTGCCTCCTGCTCCGGAGGTGCCGTGTCCGTACACGTCCCTGCTGATGATGCCGTCAGCTCACTGCGCCGAGCTTATCGGCAACGACCGCCTCCGTGATGACGACGAAGAGCAACTTCGATGGGAGTTCGCCCCACCCTCATCAGTGCCACCCACCCAG ATATGGGATTTCAATTTAGGAAGATCAAGGAACCACAATGAAAAATCTGCACATGAGATTGGATTTGGTTCAAACAATGGAGGCTTTATGATCAAGAGTTATAGTGACATGCTCAAGGAGATTTCTTGTGGGACAACGAAAGATCTGGAAGATATTTATGACTCAGGATATGGTGCAGCTGCTGAAGATATCATGTCAACAAATATTTGCCAAGTGCCATCCAAAAAT GTTAGCACAGCGAGCAACAAGCGAATGAAGGTAAGCTCATGCACCTCGACGATGGATGGCCCAACAACCTCCGGGAGCCATGTGCCTGCTTCTGGGACCTTGGGGAGCTCTTCCCATGACAGAGGAGCAGCTCCCACTAGGGAGATCTCCTTTGGCGATCAAAGGATCGTCCCGACTGGAGCTGAGAAGCCTGCCGCAAGGATCGACAGCGAGACGCTCGCGCTAAACAGGGATAGCGCGATGCAGCGGtacaaagagaagaggaagaaTCGCAG GTACGAGAAGCACATCCGGTATGAGTCCCGGAAGCTGAGGGCGGATACCCGTAAGCGGGTGAAAGGCCGTTTTGTCAAGTCGAATGAAGCGCTCAGTGCCGGCAGCAATGGCGGATGA